taataatacttACTCTATTTTAAGGGCGAAGAGCAACGAAACAGAAATTAAAAACGCAATAGCAAACTGCTTGACATACGAATCTTCTCCAAAATCTTTTGTTGGATTACACGAAATAGTGACTAACATCCAAATTTCAGAGTTGACGAAAAATCTGCAACTGAATGAGGTAAAAACTACtataatatttactttatgaaaCTTTCgtttcaatatcttactattattaacaccatttgatttgaatgtagaaaaaatatttttggattgaggcggcaataaaaataactgacACTCTCCAgaatttttattacatgtcatgtgacgcatgtcataaaaaaatagatttatacaatcgcgatgaaaaaatcatatgtgacaagccaacatgcggccaagaaggatttcctacaccacggtatattacaaaaaactgttattgaaattaagttaaaataaaaaaatatactaacaatcttataatgcattttacagtgctatagcatatgttgaacttgatgacaatacaaagagcctatctgctgtcatgttcgcagatattgtcgaaaaaatattttcgtgtaatgctgcccaactaatgaactatactgcagaggtgtagtttttaaaaaattaaatagttttacatgcctttcataagttgattttttaattaaataaattatgcacATCATGACTAatcatcttaaatgaaaatacatcactgtttgcaggaacaccgccgctttgtcgacactaccataatcaatttatcaaagaaaaaatggataatccagatatatgcggacccggctagaatgaaaagtgcaaaatacaaaaattacactattgtctctatcaaagaaaatgaagattgaaatccaccaatgactatcattagtttttttatctacaatttttagactaatgctatcttcaattatcaacaatttagagtttgatttttaattttctttttatcttgcccccatttaagtaatatttctttaattattggaacatcaatttttagtttatttttggattaacttaagaacatatttaaatcatt
This Cannabis sativa cultivar Pink pepper isolate KNU-18-1 chromosome 6, ASM2916894v1, whole genome shotgun sequence DNA region includes the following protein-coding sequences:
- the LOC133038776 gene encoding uncharacterized protein LOC133038776 isoform X1, producing the protein MLTNSRSNRRKTHNIGIKTNCSNQERAVSIVTRHEYLQNQSSTPQAEALKEWAKSNETEIKNAIANCLTYESSPKSFVGLHEIVTNIQISELTKNLQLNEKKYFWIEAAIKITDTLQNFYYMSCDACHKKIDLYNRDEKIICDKPTCGQEGFPTPRAIAYVELDDNTKSLSAVMFADIVEKIFSCNAAQLMNYTAEEHRRFVDTTIINLSKKKWIIQIYADPARMKSAKYKNYTIVSIKENED